A genomic segment from Streptomyces sp. NBC_00459 encodes:
- a CDS encoding molybdopterin-dependent oxidoreductase, translating to MRALLLPTSPGFWRSPLRGPWFTSVLGVVLLGGITVLFVTGLVSYAAYNPGLSTVNDKTPDKGLLGFYLFAWPTDPPWLYRLTQGVHVTLGIALIPVLLAKLWSVLPRLFTLPPVRSFAHALERISLLLLVGGALFEFTTGMLNVQLDYLFPGSFYPLHFYGAWVFFAAFVTHAVLRVPAALRNLRHLRDKENDLVPPDPAPPTFSRRGALGFVGGGSLLLLVTTAGRNFDGPLRETALLAPHGGPEPGSGPGGFQINKTAASRGISMTETSDEAWRLVVEGQGRTVRLSRAELLQLPLYSAALPIACVEGWSTSDQSWRGVRLRDLAALVGYGSDAPPDVLVESLQRHGAFRRAALRDNQVRDPRALLALFVNGAPLTRDHGYPARVIVPAAPGVLNTKWVARMTFGDL from the coding sequence ATGCGCGCCCTTCTCCTCCCCACCTCCCCCGGTTTCTGGCGCAGTCCGCTGCGCGGCCCCTGGTTCACCTCCGTGCTCGGCGTTGTGCTGCTCGGCGGGATCACGGTGCTCTTCGTGACGGGCCTGGTGTCGTACGCGGCCTACAACCCGGGCCTGTCGACGGTGAACGACAAGACCCCGGACAAGGGCCTGCTCGGCTTCTACCTCTTCGCCTGGCCGACCGACCCGCCCTGGCTCTACCGACTCACCCAGGGCGTCCACGTCACCCTCGGCATCGCGCTGATCCCCGTACTGCTGGCGAAGCTGTGGTCGGTCCTGCCTCGGCTGTTCACCCTGCCGCCCGTGCGGTCTTTCGCGCACGCGCTGGAAAGGATCTCGCTGCTTCTGCTGGTCGGGGGCGCGCTGTTCGAGTTCACCACAGGCATGCTGAACGTCCAGTTGGACTACCTCTTCCCCGGTTCCTTCTATCCGCTGCACTTCTACGGGGCCTGGGTGTTCTTCGCGGCGTTCGTGACGCACGCGGTGCTGCGTGTACCGGCGGCGCTGCGCAATCTGCGCCACCTTCGCGACAAGGAGAACGACCTCGTCCCGCCGGACCCCGCCCCGCCAACCTTCTCCCGCCGGGGTGCCCTCGGATTCGTGGGCGGCGGTTCCCTGCTCCTGCTGGTCACGACGGCCGGCCGGAACTTCGACGGGCCACTGCGGGAAACGGCTCTGCTCGCGCCGCACGGCGGCCCCGAACCAGGGTCGGGGCCCGGCGGCTTCCAGATCAACAAGACGGCCGCGTCTCGTGGGATCAGCATGACGGAGACCAGTGACGAGGCGTGGCGGCTGGTCGTCGAAGGGCAAGGACGGACGGTCCGGCTGAGCCGGGCGGAACTGCTGCAACTCCCGCTGTACAGCGCCGCGTTGCCCATCGCCTGCGTGGAGGGCTGGTCGACCTCCGACCAGTCGTGGCGAGGCGTACGCCTACGGGATCTGGCGGCGCTCGTCGGGTACGGGAGCGATGCGCCGCCCGACGTACTGGTGGAGTCGCTCCAGCGGCACGGGGCGTTCCGCCGGGCCGCCCTGCGCGACAACCAGGTGCGCGACCCGCGTGCCCTGCTGGCTCTCTTCGTCAACGGCGCGCCCTTGACCCGGGACCACGGCTACCCGGCGCGGGTCATCGTGCCCGCTGCTCCCGGGGTGCTCAACACCAAGTGGGTGGCGCGGATGACGTTCGGGGACCTGTGA